The proteins below are encoded in one region of Aquisphaera giovannonii:
- a CDS encoding CpsD/CapB family tyrosine-protein kinase: MREVDEALSRAFARVPREAGGPVPPVPHWPPREGSPAPEPARVPAGPGHVGARIEMVDGRVIARHAPAGPGRGLDDADRGESVELRWPAVVQLLERRWGDRFEQMADRLIEARDRHNTRVLLFASCHRAEGRTTLVLTLSRALARRGGRTVLVDGDLAGPMLARSLGLMPAVGLDDVVDGGHALADAILESRDDHLWILPLRAPVARPREFLAGAGWSCAMARIRREFDLVLIDGSPIFTGLSAAVPHRSADAAILVHNPSMAGERSILRAREALVDAGIPLLGLAETFV; the protein is encoded by the coding sequence ATGAGGGAAGTTGACGAGGCCCTGTCCCGGGCCTTCGCCCGGGTGCCGCGCGAGGCGGGCGGGCCGGTGCCTCCGGTCCCCCACTGGCCACCCCGCGAGGGAAGCCCCGCGCCGGAGCCCGCCCGCGTCCCGGCCGGCCCCGGCCATGTCGGGGCGCGGATCGAGATGGTGGACGGCCGCGTGATCGCGCGCCACGCGCCCGCGGGGCCGGGACGAGGGCTCGACGACGCCGATCGCGGCGAGAGCGTCGAGCTCCGGTGGCCGGCCGTCGTCCAGCTCCTCGAGCGTCGCTGGGGCGACCGCTTCGAGCAGATGGCCGACCGGCTCATCGAGGCGAGGGACCGGCACAACACCCGAGTGCTGCTCTTCGCGAGCTGCCACCGCGCCGAGGGCCGGACCACCCTGGTGCTGACCCTGTCCAGGGCCCTGGCCCGCCGGGGGGGGCGGACCGTCCTGGTGGACGGCGACCTGGCCGGGCCGATGCTCGCGCGGTCCCTCGGCCTCATGCCGGCCGTCGGCCTCGACGACGTGGTGGACGGGGGCCATGCCCTCGCCGACGCGATCCTCGAGTCCCGGGACGACCACCTCTGGATCCTCCCCCTGCGGGCCCCGGTGGCCCGGCCGCGGGAGTTCCTGGCGGGCGCCGGGTGGTCCTGCGCGATGGCCAGGATTCGCCGCGAGTTCGACCTGGTCCTGATCGACGGCAGCCCGATCTTCACCGGCCTCAGCGCCGCCGTGCCGCACCGCTCGGCGGACGCCGCGATCCTGGTCCACAACCCGAGCATGGCGGGCGAGCGGTCGATCCTCCGGGCGCGGGAGGCCCTGGTCGACGCCGGCATCCCCCTGCTCGGCCTGGCGGAGACGTTCGTCTAG
- the ahcY gene encoding adenosylhomocysteinase, translating into MPVKSKDYCVADISLAPWGRREIAIAETEMPGLMAIRDEYAASQPLKGARITGSLHMTIQTAVLIETLKALGAEVRWASCNIFSTQDHAAAAIADGGTPVFAYKGESLEEYWEFTHKIFEWADGGFSNMILDDGGDATLLLHLGARAESDASVLDKPTSEEERVLYAAIKKRLASQPGWYSERLAAVKGVTEETTTGVHRLYQMHLRGELKFPAINVNDSVTKSKFDNLYGCRESLVDGIKRATDVMVAGKIAVVCGYGDVGKGSAQALRALSAQVWVTEIDPICALQAAMEGYRVVTMDYAADKADIFVTCTGNYKVITHAHMAKMKDQAIVCNIGHFDNEIDVASLEQYKWEEIKPQVDHIIFPDGKRIILLAKGRLVNLGCGTGHPSYVMSSSFANQTLAQIELWQNNDKYPVGVYVLPKKLDEHVARLQLKKLNVQLTELTPEQASYINVAKEGPYKTDHYRY; encoded by the coding sequence ATGCCCGTCAAGAGCAAGGATTACTGCGTCGCCGACATCTCCCTGGCCCCCTGGGGCCGCCGCGAGATCGCCATCGCCGAGACCGAGATGCCCGGCCTGATGGCCATCCGCGACGAGTATGCCGCGAGCCAGCCCCTGAAGGGTGCCCGGATCACCGGCTCGCTCCACATGACCATCCAGACGGCCGTCCTCATCGAGACGCTCAAGGCCCTGGGCGCCGAGGTCCGCTGGGCCTCGTGCAACATCTTCTCGACCCAGGACCACGCCGCGGCGGCCATCGCCGACGGCGGCACCCCGGTCTTCGCCTACAAGGGCGAGTCGCTCGAGGAGTACTGGGAGTTCACCCATAAGATCTTCGAGTGGGCCGACGGCGGCTTCTCGAACATGATCCTGGACGACGGCGGCGACGCCACGCTGCTGCTCCACCTGGGCGCCCGGGCCGAGTCGGATGCCTCCGTGCTCGACAAGCCGACCAGCGAGGAGGAGCGGGTCCTCTACGCCGCGATCAAGAAGCGGCTCGCCTCGCAGCCGGGCTGGTACTCCGAGCGGCTCGCCGCGGTCAAGGGCGTGACCGAGGAGACGACGACCGGCGTCCACCGCCTCTACCAGATGCACCTCCGCGGCGAGCTGAAGTTCCCCGCCATCAACGTCAACGACTCGGTCACCAAGTCCAAGTTCGACAACCTGTACGGCTGCCGCGAGTCGCTGGTGGACGGCATCAAGCGCGCCACCGACGTGATGGTCGCCGGCAAGATCGCCGTCGTCTGCGGCTACGGCGACGTCGGCAAGGGCTCGGCCCAGGCGCTGCGGGCCCTCTCAGCCCAGGTCTGGGTCACCGAGATCGACCCCATCTGCGCCCTCCAGGCCGCGATGGAAGGCTACCGCGTCGTCACCATGGACTACGCCGCGGACAAGGCCGACATCTTCGTGACGTGCACCGGCAACTACAAGGTGATCACGCACGCCCACATGGCGAAGATGAAGGACCAGGCCATCGTCTGCAACATCGGCCACTTCGACAACGAGATCGACGTGGCGTCGCTCGAACAGTACAAGTGGGAGGAGATCAAGCCGCAGGTCGATCACATCATCTTCCCCGACGGGAAGCGGATCATCCTGCTGGCCAAGGGCCGCCTGGTCAACCTCGGCTGCGGCACCGGCCACCCCTCGTACGTCATGAGCTCCTCCTTCGCGAACCAGACCCTCGCCCAGATCGAGCTCTGGCAGAACAACGACAAGTACCCCGTCGGGGTCTACGTCCTGCCCAAGAAGCTGGACGAGCACGTCGCCCGCCTGCAGCTCAAGAAGCTGAACGTCCAGCTGACCGAGCTGACGCCGGAGCAGGCCTCGTACATCAACGTGGCGAAGGAAGGCCCCTACAAGACCGATCACTACCGCTATTGA
- a CDS encoding HEAT repeat domain-containing protein has product MRMKDGLALLAAASGILAGRAGAQVVLERDATITGPRGRTIERRLEVERGPGFYQRELQIQRPGGTLERGVTVQRAAPGFARGFGPRPGGWYGPPPGPRSSSFFSFGLMAAPMVSIPLWQSAPAAPVVVAPPAVVAQPGVVAVPQPAPAQASPLDPVALAAQRLQSHHASSRKDGALTLGRLGDPRAVPPLVYALKYDSSKDVKMAAATALGQLGGPEAATVLERCIIYEKKEEVRDAAATALSRLRGREAQAAAAMAGPPQVRARVPSRSSAAGSAGAGAEVPRLSPWTPSTRSASPAPPRPSSAAAEGPELEAPALEERQDGSAAPDRTPPPPPTPVNPG; this is encoded by the coding sequence ATGAGGATGAAGGATGGGCTCGCCTTGCTGGCCGCGGCCAGCGGCATCCTCGCGGGCCGGGCCGGGGCTCAGGTCGTCCTCGAGCGGGACGCGACGATCACCGGCCCCCGCGGCCGGACCATCGAGCGGCGCCTCGAGGTCGAGCGCGGGCCCGGGTTCTACCAGAGGGAGCTCCAGATCCAGCGCCCCGGGGGGACGCTCGAGCGGGGCGTGACGGTCCAGCGGGCGGCCCCGGGATTCGCGAGGGGGTTCGGACCCAGGCCGGGCGGGTGGTACGGCCCGCCGCCGGGCCCCCGGTCGTCGAGCTTCTTCTCCTTCGGCCTCATGGCGGCGCCGATGGTCTCCATCCCGCTCTGGCAGTCGGCGCCGGCCGCCCCGGTCGTGGTGGCGCCGCCGGCGGTGGTCGCCCAGCCCGGCGTCGTGGCCGTCCCCCAGCCGGCCCCGGCGCAGGCCTCGCCGCTGGACCCGGTCGCCCTGGCGGCCCAGCGCCTCCAGAGCCATCACGCCTCCAGCCGGAAGGACGGTGCCCTCACGCTCGGCCGGCTCGGCGATCCCCGGGCGGTGCCGCCGCTCGTCTACGCGCTGAAATATGACAGTTCCAAGGACGTGAAGATGGCCGCCGCGACGGCGCTCGGGCAGCTCGGCGGGCCGGAGGCGGCGACGGTCCTGGAGCGTTGCATCATCTACGAGAAGAAGGAGGAGGTCCGGGACGCGGCGGCGACCGCGCTTTCCCGCCTCCGGGGACGCGAGGCCCAGGCGGCCGCCGCGATGGCCGGCCCTCCGCAGGTGCGGGCCCGGGTCCCGTCCCGATCCTCGGCGGCGGGCTCGGCCGGCGCGGGGGCCGAGGTGCCCAGGCTCTCGCCGTGGACCCCCTCGACCCGGTCGGCCTCGCCCGCCCCGCCCCGGCCCTCGTCGGCCGCCGCCGAGGGGCCCGAGCTGGAGGCTCCCGCCCTCGAGGAGAGGCAGGACGGATCCGCCGCCCCGGACCGGACCCCGCCGCCGCCGCCGACGCCCGTCAACCCGGGCTGA
- a CDS encoding ExeA family protein has translation MYEEHLGLRARPFGETVDPAAYVALPSRESTIRRLRYGLEHGLGPAALFGPVGAGKSLIARRVAAELGMRTVHVAFPPLPAPELLGLIAAELAGPAPGPGAASEVLRLRDHLAAEARAGRRALIVVDDAHLIRDAETFEGLRLLLNFATSGPPDLTFLLVGSGELMLRLPDSLGDRLAARCLLGPLAEHESAAYVLGRLSAAGATSPLFTDDALPALHRSADGLPRRLNRLADMALLIAYAEGLPRAGSREVSLAAREFQMDVVAA, from the coding sequence GTGTACGAGGAGCATCTGGGCCTGCGGGCCCGCCCGTTCGGCGAGACCGTGGACCCGGCGGCGTACGTCGCGCTGCCCAGCCGCGAGTCGACGATCCGCCGCCTCCGCTACGGGCTGGAGCACGGCCTGGGGCCGGCCGCGCTGTTCGGCCCCGTCGGGGCGGGCAAGTCGCTGATCGCACGCCGGGTGGCCGCCGAGCTCGGGATGAGGACGGTCCACGTCGCCTTCCCCCCCCTGCCCGCCCCCGAGCTGCTGGGGCTGATCGCGGCGGAGCTCGCCGGGCCGGCCCCCGGGCCGGGGGCGGCCTCGGAGGTGCTCCGCCTGCGGGACCACCTCGCCGCCGAGGCCCGCGCCGGGCGTCGGGCCCTGATCGTGGTGGACGATGCCCACCTGATCCGGGACGCGGAGACCTTCGAAGGCCTCCGATTGCTGCTGAACTTCGCGACGAGCGGGCCGCCCGACCTGACCTTCCTCCTGGTCGGGTCCGGGGAGTTGATGCTGAGGCTCCCGGATTCGCTCGGCGATCGGCTCGCCGCCCGCTGCCTGCTGGGGCCGCTGGCCGAGCACGAGTCCGCGGCCTACGTCCTGGGGCGGCTGTCCGCCGCCGGTGCGACATCCCCCCTGTTCACCGACGACGCCCTCCCCGCGCTGCACCGGTCGGCCGACGGCCTGCCCCGCAGGCTGAACCGGCTCGCGGACATGGCGCTGCTGATCGCCTACGCCGAGGGCCTGCCCCGGGCCGGATCGCGGGAGGTCTCGCTCGCCGCCCGCGAGTTCCAGATGGACGTCGTGGCGGCCTGA
- a CDS encoding matrixin family metalloprotease — translation MMLSGLVTSRFPRKSTPPSRRARPRIEGLEDRLVLYSTLGAQWVYASRITYSFVPDGANVGGYCSSLFATLNAKYATATWQLQFQKAAAVWQAVAGINLCQVGDDGSPLGADGDQQGDPRFGDIRFSAVPQGSGTLAICLTPPPVNGGSEAGDVVFNSTSNWGINTNYDLETVAIHEFGHALGLGHSAIQAACMYAYYNGGKQSLNTDDVNGMQSVWGPTKSDVFNSNGRSNGLFTSAANLNGYIGSNGQAAIPNLTIGKTGQSEWFSVTVPSTTTGTFVATVQSTGLSILSPKLQVLTPSLTLLGSVASANYGDTVSLTLGGVKAGATYLIRVSGNNSGSAFGGFGLLLNFGSGYQPPISPPNTMVPQQADQGGGSMGEHADTVTLGGNVYYGDALEASALRGTWYAAARPSASPPAQTHTAIAIAAIGPDFWGSRFPASAGEDAPAPSTAPAVPVSVIEASPRWTRRATDAAIASWRTPGLLDWLGA, via the coding sequence ATGATGCTCAGTGGCCTCGTCACGTCTCGATTCCCAAGGAAGTCGACGCCGCCGTCGCGTCGTGCACGCCCCCGGATCGAAGGACTCGAGGACCGGCTCGTCCTGTACTCCACGCTGGGTGCCCAGTGGGTGTACGCGAGCCGGATCACGTACAGCTTCGTCCCCGACGGGGCCAACGTCGGCGGCTATTGCAGCTCGCTGTTCGCCACCCTCAACGCGAAGTACGCGACGGCCACCTGGCAGCTCCAGTTCCAGAAGGCCGCCGCGGTCTGGCAGGCGGTCGCCGGCATCAACCTCTGCCAGGTCGGCGACGACGGGAGCCCGCTGGGGGCCGACGGCGACCAGCAGGGCGACCCCCGCTTCGGGGACATCCGGTTCAGCGCGGTCCCGCAAGGCTCGGGGACGCTGGCCATCTGCCTGACTCCCCCCCCGGTCAACGGCGGGAGCGAAGCGGGCGACGTCGTCTTCAACTCGACGTCGAACTGGGGGATCAACACCAACTACGACCTGGAGACCGTGGCGATCCACGAGTTCGGGCACGCGCTGGGCCTCGGCCACTCGGCGATCCAGGCCGCTTGCATGTACGCCTACTACAACGGCGGCAAGCAGTCCCTGAATACCGACGACGTCAACGGCATGCAGTCCGTGTGGGGCCCCACGAAGTCGGACGTCTTCAACAGCAACGGCCGGAGCAATGGGCTCTTCACCTCCGCGGCGAACCTCAACGGCTACATCGGCTCCAACGGCCAGGCCGCGATCCCGAACCTCACCATCGGCAAGACCGGGCAGTCGGAGTGGTTCAGCGTCACGGTCCCCTCGACCACGACCGGCACGTTCGTGGCCACGGTCCAGTCGACGGGCCTCAGCATCCTGAGCCCCAAGCTCCAGGTCCTCACGCCCTCGCTCACCCTCCTCGGGAGCGTGGCCTCCGCCAATTATGGGGACACGGTGAGCCTGACGCTCGGAGGGGTCAAGGCCGGGGCGACGTACCTCATCCGCGTCAGCGGCAACAACTCCGGATCCGCGTTCGGCGGCTTCGGCCTCCTGCTCAATTTCGGTTCCGGGTACCAGCCGCCGATCAGCCCGCCGAACACGATGGTGCCGCAGCAGGCCGACCAGGGCGGCGGGAGTATGGGCGAGCACGCCGACACCGTCACCCTGGGGGGCAACGTCTATTACGGCGACGCCCTCGAGGCCTCCGCCCTCCGCGGCACCTGGTACGCGGCCGCGAGGCCGTCCGCGAGCCCCCCGGCGCAGACGCACACGGCGATCGCGATCGCGGCGATCGGCCCGGACTTCTGGGGGTCGCGATTCCCCGCGAGCGCGGGCGAGGATGCCCCGGCCCCGTCGACCGCTCCGGCGGTGCCCGTCTCCGTCATCGAGGCGAGCCCCCGATGGACCCGCCGGGCGACCGACGCCGCGATCGCCTCCTGGAGGACGCCCGGGCTGCTCGACTGGCTCGGGGCCTGA
- a CDS encoding MerR family transcriptional regulator, producing the protein MDTPSESIESGPRGEAAADAVRPSVPLGEADAESCPGYSIAAVSKLTGISCHTLRVWERRYGFPVPERTASGHRRYSSEQVRTLNQLARVRRATDQSVGRVIAGWNLDHHDGGLPAAAPGVVEGAGGAADGLVDLLVGGDIEGAEREFERLCEGLEPVDVVDQVIEPGLVEAGEGWFRRAYPVYKERLITVFLRRKLHGLIEATRRDDPRSQGCLVIGTVQGDRHEGGVLLLNLVMQLRGWRVLNLGTDLPVREYREAVRELGPSALALSFTLSRNIKKRFQELKVITEVPVFVGGRSIVNYQSLARGYGLIPLPGPIRDAAPALEAQWRRWMSSRAGGDAAPRAESEPQAKGSRAE; encoded by the coding sequence GTGGACACTCCATCCGAATCCATCGAAAGTGGCCCTCGCGGCGAAGCCGCCGCGGACGCGGTGCGGCCCTCCGTGCCGCTGGGCGAGGCCGACGCCGAGAGCTGCCCCGGCTATTCGATCGCGGCCGTCTCCAAGCTGACGGGGATCAGTTGCCATACCCTGCGCGTCTGGGAGAGGCGTTACGGATTCCCCGTCCCCGAGCGGACCGCCTCGGGGCATCGTCGGTATAGCAGCGAACAGGTCCGGACCCTGAACCAACTGGCCCGCGTCCGGCGGGCGACCGATCAGTCGGTGGGGCGGGTGATCGCCGGGTGGAACCTCGACCATCACGACGGAGGCCTGCCGGCCGCGGCTCCGGGGGTCGTGGAGGGTGCGGGTGGCGCGGCGGATGGCCTCGTGGACCTGCTCGTAGGGGGGGATATCGAAGGGGCCGAGCGCGAGTTCGAGCGCCTCTGCGAGGGGCTCGAGCCGGTCGACGTCGTCGACCAGGTGATCGAGCCCGGCCTGGTCGAGGCCGGCGAGGGCTGGTTCCGACGCGCCTATCCCGTCTACAAGGAGCGGCTGATCACGGTCTTCCTGCGGAGGAAGCTGCACGGCCTGATCGAGGCGACGCGGCGGGACGATCCCCGCTCGCAGGGATGCCTGGTCATCGGGACCGTCCAGGGGGATCGCCACGAGGGCGGCGTCCTCCTGCTCAACCTCGTGATGCAGCTCCGCGGTTGGCGCGTGCTCAACCTCGGGACCGACCTGCCGGTCCGCGAGTATCGCGAGGCGGTCCGCGAGCTCGGGCCGTCGGCGCTGGCGCTCTCCTTCACCCTCTCGCGGAACATCAAGAAGCGGTTCCAGGAGCTGAAGGTCATCACGGAGGTGCCCGTCTTCGTGGGCGGTCGAAGCATCGTGAACTATCAGTCGCTGGCCAGGGGCTACGGCCTGATACCCCTGCCCGGCCCCATCCGGGACGCCGCCCCCGCCCTCGAGGCCCAGTGGCGCCGGTGGATGTCGAGTCGGGCGGGCGGTGACGCGGCCCCGCGGGCCGAGTCGGAGCCGCAAGCCAAGGGCTCGCGCGCGGAATGA
- the rnr gene encoding ribonuclease R — protein MADFSEQVLRLVAAPDYRPITLKAMSRRLSVGTDDYPAFRDQVKRLVKQGKLDVHKDRTLSRPDHSDAIVGIFRRSSRGFGFVRPHQSGDRSEQIYVSPDSAGDASSGDEVVVKVVKRPKQPGMNAEGRIVQILARASGLFVGTYQESGRSGYVAIDGTTFNDPIYVGDPGAKGAKPGDKVALEIVRYPTADREGEGVITELIGPRGAPGVDTLSVIRAFNIPDTFDAGVLEEAREQARRFSEDDITGREDFREILTVTIDPATARDFDDAISLSRDERGYWSLGVHIADVSHFVRGSTELDRSARDRGTSVYLPDRVIPMLPEVLSNSLASLQAGHVRYTVSALMEFDADGILTGKRFARSAIRVDRRFSYEQAMAVMNAPRAEHEGVPGPVAAMLGRMLELAKILRRRRMARGGLELSLPEVEIELGPDGAVQGAHLAVNDESHQVIEDFMIAANEAVASFLKEHHAPALRRVHADPEPHKLDQFAEFARSLGLSLELPQSRFELQRILRETRGTPEEYAVHFGLLRSMKQAVYTPEHEGHYALASEDYCHFTSPIRRYPDLQVHRQVLAILAGKKPKAHIDELFALGEHCTRTARRAEAAEREVIRVKLLTYLKEKVGSAYHAIVVGVEDFGLFCRLVEFPVEGLVHVTSLADDYYYLEGDTHTLVGRSTGRRHRLGDRIGVVVSHVDVDRRVLDLVLEDSRPAGGRGPAPSPEEEHLPPQRNRASLDRRSRPSAPPAAKSVPRDGAAREKRKAGRKAKPSPRKGGKKKKR, from the coding sequence ATGGCCGACTTCTCCGAGCAAGTCCTGCGGCTCGTCGCCGCGCCGGATTACCGGCCGATCACGCTGAAGGCGATGTCGCGACGGCTGTCGGTCGGGACCGACGACTACCCGGCCTTCCGCGACCAGGTCAAGAGGCTCGTCAAGCAGGGGAAGCTCGACGTCCACAAGGACAGGACCCTGTCGCGGCCCGACCACTCGGACGCGATCGTCGGCATCTTCCGCCGGTCGTCCCGGGGCTTCGGCTTCGTCCGGCCCCACCAGTCGGGCGACCGCTCGGAGCAGATCTACGTCTCGCCGGACTCGGCCGGCGACGCGTCGAGCGGCGACGAGGTCGTCGTGAAGGTCGTCAAGCGGCCCAAGCAGCCCGGGATGAACGCGGAGGGGCGGATCGTCCAGATCCTCGCCCGCGCCTCCGGCCTGTTCGTGGGGACGTACCAGGAGTCCGGCCGGTCCGGCTACGTCGCGATCGACGGCACCACCTTCAACGACCCGATCTACGTCGGCGACCCGGGGGCCAAGGGGGCCAAGCCCGGCGACAAGGTGGCCCTGGAGATCGTCCGCTACCCCACCGCCGACCGCGAGGGCGAGGGGGTGATCACGGAGCTGATCGGCCCCCGGGGCGCCCCGGGGGTGGACACGCTCTCGGTCATCCGGGCCTTCAACATCCCGGACACCTTCGACGCCGGCGTCCTCGAGGAGGCCCGCGAGCAGGCCCGCCGCTTCTCCGAGGACGACATCACCGGGCGGGAGGACTTCCGCGAGATCCTGACCGTCACGATCGACCCGGCCACGGCGCGGGACTTCGACGACGCCATCTCGCTCTCCCGCGACGAGCGGGGCTACTGGAGCCTGGGCGTCCACATCGCCGACGTCTCCCACTTCGTGCGGGGCTCGACCGAGCTGGACCGCTCCGCCCGGGACCGCGGGACGAGCGTCTACCTCCCGGACCGCGTCATCCCGATGCTGCCGGAGGTCCTCTCGAACAGCCTGGCCAGCCTCCAGGCCGGGCACGTCCGCTACACGGTCAGCGCGCTCATGGAGTTCGACGCCGACGGGATCCTCACCGGCAAGCGGTTCGCCCGGTCGGCGATCCGCGTGGACCGGCGCTTCAGCTACGAGCAGGCGATGGCCGTGATGAACGCCCCGCGGGCCGAGCACGAGGGGGTGCCGGGGCCGGTGGCGGCCATGCTCGGCCGGATGCTCGAGCTGGCGAAGATCCTCCGGCGGAGGCGCATGGCCCGCGGCGGCCTGGAGCTCTCGCTCCCCGAGGTCGAGATCGAGCTGGGCCCCGACGGCGCCGTGCAGGGGGCCCACCTCGCGGTCAACGACGAGAGCCACCAGGTGATCGAGGACTTCATGATCGCGGCCAACGAGGCCGTGGCCTCGTTCCTGAAGGAGCACCACGCCCCGGCCCTCCGCCGCGTGCACGCCGACCCGGAGCCGCACAAGCTCGACCAGTTCGCCGAGTTCGCCCGCAGCCTGGGGCTGTCCCTGGAGCTGCCCCAGAGCCGCTTCGAGCTCCAGCGGATCCTGCGGGAAACCCGCGGCACCCCGGAGGAGTACGCCGTCCACTTCGGCCTCCTGCGGAGCATGAAGCAGGCGGTCTACACCCCCGAGCACGAGGGCCACTACGCACTCGCCAGCGAGGACTACTGCCACTTCACCTCGCCGATCCGGCGCTACCCCGACCTCCAGGTCCACCGCCAGGTCCTGGCCATCCTCGCCGGCAAGAAGCCGAAGGCCCACATCGACGAGCTCTTCGCCCTGGGCGAGCACTGCACGCGGACGGCCCGCCGCGCCGAGGCCGCCGAGCGCGAGGTGATCCGCGTGAAGCTGCTGACCTACCTGAAGGAGAAGGTCGGGTCCGCGTACCACGCCATCGTCGTGGGCGTCGAGGACTTCGGGCTCTTCTGCCGGCTGGTCGAATTCCCGGTCGAGGGCCTGGTCCACGTCACCAGCCTGGCCGACGACTACTACTACCTCGAGGGCGACACGCACACCCTCGTCGGGCGGTCCACGGGCCGGCGCCATCGCCTGGGGGACCGGATCGGCGTGGTGGTCTCGCACGTCGACGTGGACCGGCGGGTCCTGGACCTCGTCCTCGAGGACTCGCGGCCCGCCGGGGGCCGCGGGCCGGCGCCGTCGCCGGAGGAGGAGCATCTCCCCCCCCAGCGCAACCGCGCCAGCCTCGATCGCCGGAGCCGACCGTCCGCCCCCCCGGCCGCCAAGTCCGTCCCGCGCGACGGTGCGGCCCGGGAGAAGCGCAAGGCGGGCCGGAAGGCCAAGCCGTCGCCCCGGAAGGGGGGGAAGAAGAAGAAGCGCTGA
- a CDS encoding DUF1015 domain-containing protein has product MPEVRPFRGVRYDVAQIGALSDVTAPPYDVIDPALQEKLYEDSPYNIIRLELNRPEAGDSEASNRYTRAAGFLRDWLRKGVLRAEDQPALYLYEQTFEVEGRTHTRKGFLARVRLEPFGQGKIYPHEQTLAGPKADRLSLYEATGFNLSPVFGLYPDEKNEALHALEAHLRDRAPLEATDHLGVTNRLWVITEPATLTAVQGLMTDRPVFIADGHHRYETALKYRDRLEEKGELKGPDDPANFCLMMLVSMSDPGLLILPTHRLVSGLPGLTFEQLAEKLGPEFEVRKVGEGEAGCREAWEEIEAGGEQDVLGFGTVADGAWALARLRSDEAMDRLAPKQSPDWRALGVSVLHVLALDHLLGGSGGKASCRYVHLIREVTDDVAARGCDLACLVPPARMEHVEAIASNLETMPPKSTYFYPKLLSGLVLNPIR; this is encoded by the coding sequence ATGCCCGAGGTCCGCCCGTTCCGCGGCGTCCGCTACGACGTGGCCCAGATCGGCGCCCTGTCCGACGTCACGGCCCCGCCCTACGACGTGATCGATCCCGCGCTCCAGGAGAAGCTGTACGAGGACAGCCCGTACAACATCATCCGCCTCGAGCTGAACCGCCCCGAGGCGGGCGACTCGGAGGCGTCGAATCGCTACACCAGGGCCGCCGGCTTCCTCCGCGACTGGCTCCGCAAGGGCGTCCTCCGCGCCGAGGACCAGCCCGCGCTCTACCTCTACGAGCAGACGTTCGAGGTCGAGGGCCGGACGCACACGCGCAAGGGCTTCCTGGCGAGGGTCCGGCTGGAGCCCTTCGGCCAGGGCAAGATCTACCCCCACGAGCAGACGCTCGCCGGCCCGAAGGCCGACCGGCTCTCGCTCTACGAGGCGACCGGCTTCAACCTGAGCCCCGTCTTCGGGCTCTACCCGGACGAGAAGAACGAGGCCCTGCACGCCCTGGAGGCCCACCTCCGCGACCGGGCGCCGCTGGAGGCGACCGACCACCTGGGCGTGACGAACCGGCTCTGGGTGATCACCGAGCCGGCCACCCTGACGGCCGTGCAGGGCTTGATGACCGACCGGCCGGTCTTCATCGCGGACGGCCATCACCGCTACGAGACCGCGCTGAAGTATCGCGATCGGCTCGAGGAGAAGGGCGAGCTGAAGGGCCCCGACGACCCGGCCAACTTCTGCCTGATGATGCTCGTGAGCATGAGCGACCCGGGCCTCCTGATCCTGCCGACGCATCGGCTGGTCTCCGGCCTCCCGGGCCTGACGTTCGAGCAACTGGCGGAGAAGCTGGGCCCGGAGTTCGAGGTCCGGAAGGTCGGCGAGGGGGAGGCCGGCTGCCGCGAGGCCTGGGAGGAGATCGAGGCCGGCGGCGAGCAGGACGTGCTCGGCTTCGGGACCGTGGCCGACGGCGCCTGGGCCCTGGCCCGGCTGCGCTCGGACGAGGCCATGGACCGCCTGGCGCCGAAGCAGAGCCCGGACTGGCGTGCCCTCGGCGTCAGCGTCCTGCACGTCCTGGCGCTCGACCACCTGCTCGGCGGGTCCGGCGGGAAGGCCTCATGCCGGTACGTCCACCTGATCCGCGAGGTGACGGACGATGTGGCGGCCCGCGGCTGCGACCTCGCCTGCCTGGTGCCGCCGGCCCGCATGGAGCACGTGGAGGCCATCGCCTCCAACCTCGAGACGATGCCCCCCAAGAGCACGTATTTCTACCCGAAGCTCCTCAGCGGCCTGGTCCTCAACCCGATCCGCTGA